One Niallia circulans DNA segment encodes these proteins:
- a CDS encoding DMT family transporter has translation MNEKQKAYIAATIYAFIIGLSFMFVKITLTVATPLDTLAHRFTTAWLVATVLLLIRKESIKITKKDALRISLLAILYPTCFFAFQVFGLLYTSSSEAGIIQATIPIFTLIFATIILKETSTHSQKLAIGLSVVGVIFIMVMNNSGSTNTSFLGTGLILISAITSSLYNVFARKLTQRYSIFTITYFMTLFGFIVFNGIALTNHVVDGTVRQYVEPFKHGDFVLAILYLGILSSLGSSYLSNYALSKIAASKMSVFSNIATLITILAGVIFLKEEFHLYHLAGAIMIIIGVIGTNYFGVRGKVNEKIKRVI, from the coding sequence ATGAACGAAAAACAAAAGGCATATATTGCGGCGACTATTTATGCATTTATCATTGGGTTGTCATTTATGTTTGTAAAAATTACACTAACGGTTGCTACACCGTTAGATACATTAGCGCATAGGTTTACTACTGCTTGGCTTGTTGCCACAGTGTTATTGCTAATAAGAAAAGAGTCTATCAAAATAACAAAAAAAGATGCACTGCGAATTTCGTTGTTAGCCATTCTTTATCCGACATGCTTCTTTGCTTTCCAAGTATTTGGCTTATTGTATACATCCTCATCGGAAGCAGGAATTATTCAAGCAACAATCCCAATTTTTACATTAATTTTTGCAACTATCATTTTAAAGGAAACTTCCACACATAGTCAAAAACTAGCAATTGGTTTATCTGTAGTCGGTGTGATTTTTATTATGGTAATGAACAATTCAGGGAGCACTAACACAAGTTTTCTTGGTACTGGTCTAATCTTAATTTCAGCCATTACGTCTTCACTCTACAACGTATTTGCCAGAAAGCTAACACAGCGCTATTCCATCTTTACGATCACTTATTTCATGACATTGTTTGGATTTATAGTCTTTAACGGCATCGCATTGACAAATCACGTAGTGGATGGAACAGTCAGGCAATATGTCGAACCTTTTAAGCATGGTGATTTTGTTCTTGCCATCCTTTATTTAGGTATACTGTCGTCATTAGGATCGTCCTATCTTTCCAACTATGCTTTATCAAAAATAGCTGCATCAAAAATGAGTGTTTTCAGTAATATTGCTACACTCATAACAATTCTAGCAGGTGTTATTTTCTTAAAAGAGGAATTTCATTTATACCATTTAGCAGGTGCGATTATGATTATCATCGGTGTTATTGGTACCAACTATTTCGGTGTAAGAGGGAAAGTAAATGAGAAAATAAAGCGAGTGATATAG
- a CDS encoding PLP-dependent aminotransferase family protein: protein MLKYESIYQSLLMQIQSGIFATGAKIPSIRTLTEQYDCSKSTVLTALKKLEEQHIIYALPKSGYYVVDNHVFTPPLSTDIIDFATSSPTWHAFPYKEFQHCINKAIDTYQEELFRYGTPKGWPPLIAEAKELLESYQVFAQTEQILITTGVQQALSLLSIMPFPNNRTTILVEQPSYHLYMDMLKTFQLPAIGIKRTANGIDLNRLEQLFQTEDIKFFYTMPRFHNPLGTSYDKKQKEAILQLAHKYNVYIIEDDYIADFETNSKNDPLFTEDYHEKVIYLKSFSKVLFPGLRVGLAVLPPALIDMFQKYKMTTDIDSSMISQAALYLYLKNGLFEHNKTKVSDIYQVRGKILHQSIQDHLSMYESSGEIVMHSHILLPKRVNLPTFIAHLHQDGILLDSVNKNYLDDFYNERILKLNVSSVEVHRIDEGIKKVASALKNPRNYFL, encoded by the coding sequence ATGCTAAAGTATGAATCAATCTATCAATCACTATTAATGCAAATTCAATCTGGTATTTTTGCAACAGGTGCAAAAATACCTTCCATTCGAACTTTAACAGAACAATACGATTGTAGTAAAAGTACGGTATTAACTGCATTAAAAAAACTGGAGGAACAACATATTATTTACGCCTTACCAAAAAGCGGGTATTATGTTGTCGATAATCATGTGTTCACCCCCCCATTGTCCACAGACATTATTGATTTTGCAACCTCATCTCCTACTTGGCATGCATTTCCTTATAAAGAATTTCAGCACTGTATCAATAAAGCAATTGATACCTATCAAGAGGAACTGTTTCGCTACGGGACGCCAAAAGGTTGGCCGCCACTGATTGCAGAAGCGAAAGAATTATTAGAATCCTACCAAGTATTTGCGCAAACTGAACAGATACTGATAACTACAGGTGTACAACAGGCTCTTTCCTTACTAAGTATAATGCCCTTTCCAAACAACCGAACTACCATTCTAGTTGAACAACCTAGTTATCATTTATACATGGATATGCTGAAAACCTTTCAGCTTCCCGCAATCGGAATTAAACGTACTGCCAATGGAATTGACTTAAATCGATTGGAGCAACTATTTCAAACAGAGGATATTAAATTTTTTTATACGATGCCGCGCTTTCATAATCCTTTAGGAACTTCCTACGATAAAAAGCAAAAAGAGGCTATTTTACAATTAGCACACAAATATAATGTATATATTATAGAGGATGATTATATAGCAGATTTTGAAACAAATTCGAAGAATGATCCGCTTTTTACTGAGGATTACCACGAAAAGGTTATCTATTTAAAAAGCTTTTCAAAAGTACTATTCCCTGGCTTACGGGTTGGATTGGCAGTGCTTCCTCCTGCGCTTATCGACATGTTCCAAAAATACAAAATGACTACTGATATTGACAGCTCGATGATTTCACAAGCCGCCTTATATCTTTACTTAAAAAATGGGTTGTTTGAACATAATAAAACAAAAGTCAGTGACATCTACCAAGTCCGTGGGAAAATTCTGCATCAATCCATACAGGATCATTTATCTATGTACGAATCTTCAGGTGAAATCGTCATGCATAGTCATATTTTATTGCCCAAACGAGTGAATTTACCAACATTTATTGCCCATTTACATCAAGATGGTATCCTTCTTGATTCAGTTAACAAAAATTATTTAGACGACTTTTATAATGAACGAATTTTGAAGTTAAATGTTTCTAGTGTTGAAGTCCATCGGATTGACGAAGGAATTAAAAAAGTTGCCAGCGCACTAAAAAATCCGCGAAACTACTTTTTGTAG
- a CDS encoding YhgE/Pip domain-containing protein, with translation MRNIFTIYKNDWVRIFRTPVALFLIIALMILPSLYAWFNLKASWDPYSNTSGIKIAITNEDEGAVIRDKDVHIGDEIVSTLKENDKLGWTFVSKTEAAEGVKKGTYYASLYIPKDFSEKIGTVLEDQQVKPEIEYTVNEKLNAIAPKMTSSGASTIVQSVKESFVETVSESVLTIFNDAGIKLEEELPTIRNIESKIFTLEGDIPQIDALSEKIIHLEEKLPIIDEQAQKLLALEAAIPELNAASENILLLEEKLPELKKVGEGILLLQEKAPELEQVATKVAELESHFSEISDTVTKAVTNVEKMQEFITNASGSLAEIEQGINNGQEIAEVIPEFIEENAEAFETIGPVYKQNLLLYQNTADAVHQYATSVKTGSLSEQEITEKAALLKTQVQTSIDSLNRSIALFTTLNTANGAAALQQEITDLQALQTNFTKEKELLDTIQANNAAELMVLSQEAINLSTAMLNRYDTQTAPAIINALSALKETAQNAGADLKSAQENLPKLKEILNTTKDSLTLAQENLAKLENNLPAIKKEIQETSSIIKDNMADVLDGIDKAADFYTNTYPSLEEKVHVAADFVRNDLPEAEKQLSKVASIIRNDLPGLEESVHKVANLVRDDLPSFKKTLTNTADSIREFEDNYDLGEIISLLKNDINEESDFMANPVVLDEHSLFAIPNYGSANSPFYTTLSLWVGGLLLISLLRVDVRDPEGIYTSNQIYFGRGLTFVTIGFFQSLIVTLGDIFILKAYVANPVAFVLFSMLISMIFMTIVYTLVSVFGNIGKGVAIIFLVLQLSGAGGTFPIQVAPPFFQAINPFLPFTYAINLLRETVGGMVNETVYHAVSMLLLFGVIAIITAVFLKKPLANATKKTAEKARSSEIIH, from the coding sequence TTGCGAAACATATTTACTATTTATAAAAATGATTGGGTGCGGATCTTCCGAACTCCTGTTGCATTGTTTTTAATCATTGCCTTAATGATTTTACCCTCTCTTTATGCTTGGTTTAATTTAAAGGCGTCATGGGACCCGTATTCCAACACTAGCGGTATTAAAATTGCGATAACTAACGAGGACGAGGGTGCTGTCATTCGTGATAAGGACGTACATATCGGCGATGAAATCGTTTCAACCTTAAAAGAGAATGATAAGCTCGGCTGGACATTTGTCAGCAAAACAGAAGCCGCTGAAGGGGTCAAAAAAGGCACTTATTATGCAAGTCTTTATATACCGAAGGACTTCTCCGAGAAGATAGGTACTGTTTTAGAGGATCAACAAGTAAAACCAGAAATTGAATACACGGTCAACGAGAAATTGAATGCCATTGCGCCAAAAATGACATCCAGCGGTGCTTCTACCATTGTCCAATCTGTTAAGGAAAGCTTCGTGGAAACAGTCAGCGAATCTGTCCTGACTATCTTTAATGATGCGGGAATCAAGCTAGAAGAAGAGCTTCCTACCATTCGCAATATTGAGAGTAAAATCTTTACACTAGAGGGAGACATCCCGCAAATTGATGCATTATCTGAAAAGATTATTCATTTAGAGGAAAAGCTACCAATAATTGATGAACAGGCACAAAAACTATTAGCATTAGAAGCTGCCATTCCCGAATTAAATGCCGCATCTGAAAATATTCTATTATTGGAAGAAAAACTGCCAGAGCTTAAGAAGGTAGGCGAAGGAATTCTGCTCCTTCAGGAAAAAGCACCTGAATTGGAACAAGTGGCCACAAAGGTGGCTGAATTAGAAAGTCACTTTTCCGAAATTAGCGACACCGTTACAAAAGCCGTCACCAATGTCGAAAAGATGCAAGAATTTATAACAAACGCTAGTGGGTCGTTAGCAGAAATTGAGCAAGGTATCAATAATGGGCAAGAAATCGCGGAGGTCATTCCTGAATTTATAGAAGAAAATGCGGAAGCTTTTGAAACAATTGGTCCGGTTTATAAGCAGAACCTTCTTTTATATCAAAACACAGCGGATGCTGTCCACCAGTATGCGACTTCAGTTAAAACTGGTTCACTATCTGAGCAAGAAATAACAGAAAAGGCGGCACTCCTTAAGACTCAAGTACAAACAAGTATAGATAGTCTCAATCGCTCCATTGCGTTATTTACTACGCTTAATACTGCTAATGGAGCTGCAGCTTTACAACAAGAGATAACAGACCTGCAAGCTTTACAGACAAACTTTACAAAAGAAAAAGAACTTCTTGATACTATTCAAGCAAATAATGCTGCAGAATTAATGGTATTGTCTCAAGAAGCTATCAACCTAAGTACGGCAATGCTTAACCGTTATGATACACAAACGGCACCTGCCATAATTAATGCGCTAAGTGCATTGAAAGAAACAGCCCAAAATGCGGGTGCAGATTTAAAAAGCGCTCAAGAAAACTTGCCGAAATTAAAAGAAATTCTAAATACAACAAAAGATTCGCTTACGCTTGCACAGGAAAATCTCGCAAAGCTCGAAAACAATCTACCAGCAATTAAAAAAGAGATTCAAGAAACCTCAAGCATTATTAAAGACAATATGGCAGACGTTTTAGATGGGATAGATAAAGCTGCAGACTTTTATACAAACACATATCCTTCCTTAGAAGAGAAAGTGCATGTAGCAGCAGACTTTGTCCGTAATGACCTTCCTGAAGCAGAGAAACAGCTATCTAAGGTTGCTTCGATTATTAGAAATGATCTGCCTGGATTAGAAGAATCTGTTCATAAGGTTGCAAATTTAGTGCGAGATGACTTGCCAAGCTTCAAGAAAACCCTGACAAATACTGCCGATTCTATCCGAGAATTTGAAGATAATTATGATCTAGGTGAAATTATCTCTTTGTTAAAAAATGATATAAATGAAGAAAGTGACTTTATGGCGAATCCTGTTGTTTTAGATGAGCATTCACTATTTGCCATTCCTAATTATGGGTCTGCCAACTCTCCTTTCTACACAACCCTTAGTTTATGGGTTGGAGGATTATTACTGATTTCGTTGCTGCGTGTGGATGTCAGAGATCCTGAAGGAATTTATACTTCTAATCAAATCTATTTTGGCAGAGGTTTAACATTTGTTACAATTGGATTTTTCCAAAGTCTGATTGTTACTTTAGGAGATATTTTCATCTTAAAAGCATATGTAGCAAACCCAGTCGCATTTGTCCTTTTCAGTATGTTGATCAGTATGATTTTCATGACAATTGTCTATACTTTAGTGTCTGTTTTCGGTAATATCGGTAAAGGTGTCGCCATCATTTTCCTCGTATTACAGTTATCAGGCGCAGGTGGAACATTCCCAATCCAAGTTGCTCCACCATTCTTTCAAGCGATAAATCCATTCCTGCCATTTACGTATGCAATCAACCTGTTACGTGAAACAGTTGGCGGAATGGTAAATGAAACAGTTTATCATGCTGTTAGCATGCTGCTCCTATTCGGTGTGATTGCGATAATAACAGCCGTATTCCTTAAAAAACCACTAGCAAATGCCACGAAAAAAACGGCTGAGAAAGCTAGATCAAGCGAGATTATTCACTAA
- a CDS encoding cytochrome d ubiquinol oxidase subunit II has protein sequence MSYEIIGISVLWLFLYGYLIVASIDFGAGFFAYFAKVTKRDHIINKIISRYLSPVWEVTNVFLVFFFVGIVGFFPSSAYYYGSALLVPASFAIILIAIRGSFYAFENYGSKQSNVYMFLYGATGLFIPASLSVALTISEGGFISEHNGQVSLKYLELFTSPLAWSIVGLAIVSVLFISASFLTYYASRAHDKPALQLVRKWALFWATPTIIMALTTMIALSQRNQQNFENMIDLWWVFGLSMAFFLIAISLLYIGKFYGIAFIAVMMQFFLAFFGYGMAKFPYLLFPQINIEDSATNPSMAIALIAAFIGGLLLLVPSLILLMRLFLFDANYAKGKK, from the coding sequence ATGAGCTATGAAATCATAGGGATTAGCGTATTATGGTTGTTTTTATATGGTTATCTAATTGTGGCATCAATTGATTTTGGTGCAGGCTTCTTTGCTTATTTTGCAAAGGTAACAAAACGTGATCACATCATAAACAAAATTATTTCGCGATATTTATCTCCGGTTTGGGAAGTAACCAATGTATTTCTAGTATTCTTTTTTGTTGGCATTGTCGGTTTTTTTCCATCATCAGCCTACTATTATGGATCTGCATTACTTGTTCCTGCAAGCTTCGCCATTATCTTAATAGCGATTCGAGGCTCGTTTTATGCGTTTGAAAATTATGGATCAAAGCAAAGTAATGTTTACATGTTTCTATATGGTGCTACAGGGTTATTTATCCCTGCATCTCTGTCGGTTGCTTTAACGATTTCTGAGGGCGGATTTATTTCTGAACATAACGGCCAAGTATCATTAAAGTATTTGGAGTTATTTACGAGCCCATTAGCTTGGAGTATTGTTGGGTTAGCGATAGTATCCGTCCTTTTCATAAGTGCAAGCTTTCTTACTTATTATGCTTCAAGAGCACATGATAAACCGGCTCTTCAGCTAGTGAGGAAATGGGCACTGTTTTGGGCTACACCAACCATTATTATGGCATTAACAACAATGATTGCTTTAAGTCAGAGGAACCAGCAAAATTTCGAAAATATGATAGATTTATGGTGGGTTTTTGGTTTATCCATGGCGTTTTTCTTAATTGCCATTAGTCTATTATATATTGGGAAATTTTATGGGATTGCCTTTATTGCCGTAATGATGCAATTTTTCTTGGCATTTTTCGGATATGGAATGGCTAAATTTCCATATTTACTTTTCCCGCAAATAAATATTGAAGATAGTGCTACGAATCCTTCTATGGCCATTGCACTTATCGCTGCATTTATAGGAGGACTGCTTTTATTAGTTCCGTCGCTTATTCTGCTTATGCGTCTATTCTTATTTGATGCAAATTATGCCAAGGGAAAGAAGTAA
- a CDS encoding cytochrome ubiquinol oxidase subunit I encodes MEFDTVTISRLITAMTLIFHIVFATLGVGVPLFISLAEFIGIRKKDKHYELLAKRWSRGFVISVAIGVVTGTAIALQLSLVWPNFMQLAGNVIALPLFMEVFAFFFEAIFLGIYLYTWDRFKSKYTHWLISLPVIIGAGMSAVFISTVNSFMNSPSGFTMENGEFSAVNPLEAMLNPSTPTRVFHVLGGSYLTVAAILAAIAAFALLRKKGAAEYHKKALKMTVISMFVFSVLTALGGDLSAKYLAKHQTEKLAAAEWHFETEGKADLVLFGWLNEDNEVVGAIRVPGFLSFLAHGDFTSEVIGLEATPEGERPPLIIHYLFDLMVMIGFFLLAVSFLYLVLSRFKRWDVHNKFILWLLALGGPLAMLAVEFGWLFAELGRQPWILRGYMTVEEAATKSPYIVHMFFLFLALYVVLGTLFILTLRKLFKDNPVELDLEKHYPELSKGAKK; translated from the coding sequence ATGGAGTTTGATACAGTTACAATAAGTAGATTAATAACAGCTATGACTCTGATTTTTCATATTGTTTTTGCTACTTTAGGTGTAGGTGTACCATTATTTATTTCATTAGCTGAGTTTATTGGCATTAGAAAGAAAGATAAACATTATGAATTATTAGCTAAACGATGGTCCAGAGGTTTTGTTATATCTGTAGCAATAGGGGTAGTTACAGGGACTGCTATCGCTTTACAGTTATCACTTGTTTGGCCAAACTTTATGCAGCTTGCAGGTAATGTGATTGCATTGCCACTATTTATGGAGGTTTTTGCGTTTTTCTTTGAAGCGATTTTCCTCGGTATTTACCTTTATACATGGGATCGCTTTAAAAGTAAATATACACACTGGTTAATATCCTTACCCGTTATTATTGGGGCTGGTATGTCAGCGGTCTTTATAAGTACAGTTAATTCGTTTATGAATTCACCTTCAGGCTTCACCATGGAGAACGGTGAATTTTCGGCAGTCAATCCATTAGAAGCAATGTTAAACCCATCCACTCCTACAAGAGTGTTTCATGTTTTAGGTGGCTCGTACTTAACAGTTGCTGCAATCTTAGCTGCTATTGCGGCATTTGCTCTATTAAGAAAAAAGGGAGCTGCAGAATATCATAAAAAAGCATTAAAAATGACTGTAATCTCCATGTTTGTTTTTTCCGTGCTAACAGCATTAGGTGGGGATTTATCAGCAAAATACCTCGCCAAACATCAGACGGAAAAATTAGCTGCCGCAGAATGGCACTTTGAAACAGAAGGAAAGGCTGATTTAGTACTTTTTGGCTGGCTAAATGAAGATAATGAAGTCGTTGGTGCCATTCGAGTTCCAGGATTTTTAAGCTTTTTAGCACATGGAGATTTTACAAGTGAGGTAATAGGACTAGAGGCAACACCTGAAGGCGAACGACCGCCATTGATTATTCATTACTTGTTTGATTTGATGGTTATGATCGGTTTCTTCCTATTAGCAGTTTCGTTTTTGTATCTGGTATTAAGCAGATTTAAACGCTGGGATGTCCACAATAAATTTATTCTATGGCTCCTTGCTCTTGGCGGCCCACTTGCGATGTTAGCAGTTGAGTTCGGTTGGCTTTTCGCGGAGCTTGGCAGACAGCCTTGGATTTTAAGAGGCTACATGACAGTCGAAGAGGCTGCGACTAAATCACCATATATTGTGCATATGTTCTTCTTATTTTTAGCATTATATGTGGTGCTTGGCACACTATTTATTCTTACCTTAAGAAAATTGTTTAAAGATAATCCAGTGGAGCTTGATTTGGAGAAGCACTACCCTGAACTTTCAAAGGGGGCTAAAAAATGA
- the cydD gene encoding thiol reductant ABC exporter subunit CydD, protein MPRERSNENTRLKRAELIMQKLKQTIWLYKKSIFMLMGLTLLLGIAIITQAFAMTSIVDGVFLKDQSFENIGPWLLLLLLILLMRSGSDYLSKHIGVSIASDVKGNIRRELLTKYTKSSLHIAGQGQTGKKVSMLLDGVDEMDSFYSQFIPQVMQSIFVPILILIVVLTQHVNSGLILIVSAPFIPIYMIIIGIKTQKKSEEKLEKLASFSGKFLDTLKGLVTLKLFDQTNRQKDELEKTSLGFRDTTLDILKIAFTQSFALELISMLSIGIVALELAIQMIIYQNLSFFTAFLILILVPEFFTSLKELGLTFHNGRASMGATKKVLEEFEEQDSLIVWGTQEIPEQDTPPTVMLDQVGYTYPDDGFQLQPVTATFLPKQKIAIVGASGTGKSTLLHLLAGMITPDHGSVKLNNMELTAFTEASWLKQISYISQHPYIFSGTILENISMGMSEAVDEKAVYEAAKLAGLLPLITSLEKGLQTSIGEAGRGLSSGEKQRVSIARAFLKKPNIVLLDEPTRGLDLATEGILQQSIEKLSEMATVITVAHRLHTIQNADQILYLENGQLQAIGTHAYLLDNVPAYQKVVTIQKGGAK, encoded by the coding sequence ATGCCAAGGGAAAGAAGTAATGAAAATACTAGATTAAAAAGGGCTGAATTGATTATGCAAAAGCTAAAGCAGACCATATGGCTATATAAAAAAAGCATCTTTATGTTAATGGGATTAACTTTACTACTTGGCATAGCAATTATTACACAGGCTTTTGCAATGACGAGTATTGTTGACGGGGTGTTTTTGAAGGATCAATCTTTTGAGAATATTGGACCATGGCTACTACTTTTATTATTGATATTACTAATGAGGTCTGGTTCGGATTATTTAAGTAAACATATCGGAGTATCAATAGCTAGTGATGTTAAGGGAAATATTCGTCGTGAATTATTAACAAAATATACGAAAAGCTCCCTGCACATTGCCGGACAAGGGCAGACAGGGAAAAAGGTTAGCATGCTGCTTGATGGTGTTGATGAAATGGACAGCTTTTATAGCCAGTTTATTCCACAAGTGATGCAGAGTATTTTTGTGCCAATATTAATATTAATAGTAGTTTTAACACAGCATGTGAACTCTGGCCTAATATTAATCGTTTCGGCACCTTTTATTCCGATTTACATGATTATTATCGGTATTAAAACGCAAAAAAAGTCAGAAGAGAAGTTAGAAAAATTAGCTTCTTTTTCTGGCAAATTTCTTGATACATTAAAAGGGCTTGTTACGTTAAAGCTATTCGATCAAACGAATCGTCAAAAGGATGAATTAGAGAAAACAAGTTTAGGCTTTCGTGACACAACGCTTGATATTCTTAAAATTGCCTTTACACAATCCTTTGCACTTGAACTTATTTCGATGTTAAGTATCGGAATTGTTGCACTGGAACTGGCTATCCAAATGATTATTTATCAAAACTTATCCTTCTTTACTGCCTTTTTAATTCTAATTTTAGTTCCGGAGTTTTTTACTTCATTAAAAGAACTAGGATTAACCTTTCATAATGGCAGGGCAAGTATGGGAGCTACAAAAAAAGTATTGGAAGAATTTGAAGAACAAGATAGTTTGATAGTATGGGGAACCCAAGAAATACCTGAGCAGGATACTCCACCAACAGTAATGCTTGATCAGGTAGGGTATACCTATCCTGATGATGGCTTTCAATTACAGCCTGTGACTGCTACATTTCTACCAAAACAAAAAATTGCGATAGTTGGTGCAAGTGGCACAGGTAAATCTACGTTGCTTCATTTATTGGCAGGAATGATAACGCCAGACCACGGGTCAGTTAAACTCAATAATATGGAGCTCACTGCCTTTACGGAAGCTTCTTGGTTAAAGCAGATTTCATATATTTCACAACACCCTTATATTTTTTCTGGTACGATACTTGAAAATATTTCAATGGGGATGTCAGAAGCGGTTGATGAAAAGGCTGTATATGAAGCTGCAAAACTAGCAGGGCTTTTACCGCTAATTACTTCCTTAGAAAAGGGATTACAAACAAGCATAGGCGAAGCTGGCAGGGGACTTTCAAGTGGAGAGAAGCAGCGCGTATCCATTGCTCGAGCCTTTCTTAAAAAACCAAATATTGTTTTACTTGATGAGCCAACACGAGGACTTGATCTAGCTACGGAAGGTATTTTGCAGCAATCGATTGAAAAACTAAGTGAAATGGCAACCGTTATAACGGTTGCACACCGTTTGCACACCATTCAAAATGCAGATCAAATTCTTTATTTGGAAAATGGGCAATTACAAGCAATCGGTACACATGCATACTTGCTTGACAATGTACCTGCCTATCAAAAAGTTGTTACTATTCAAAAAGGGGGGGCAAAATAA
- a CDS encoding amidohydrolase — MTDNKNELENHLIDVRRNLHNEPELSNKEVETTKKIRQWLENAGIAILDVPLATGVIGEVIGEQDGPIIAIRADIDALPIHEEAVSSFQSSIPGVMHACGHDFHTAVIIGAAYLLKNRQDRLKGTVRIVFQPAEETGHGAKSIIASGGLEGVEAIFGHHNDPLSEVGVFGVKDGVLTAGVDRFEINIRGKGSHAARPQEGIDPIVIAAEIITRLQSIVSRQTKPSESVVISVTQMHGGNTWNVIPETAYLEGTVRTLKEEIRQTIEGKIERVIKGITDTYGAEGKLVWHAGPPSVNNDLEWTNFARHIAKNNGYKVVEVEPTSGGEDFAFYQQSIRGAFVNIGVSGEYGLHHPKYTLNEEAILPAAYYFADLAEQALNKLYVDAIAKDFEPS, encoded by the coding sequence GTGACAGATAATAAGAATGAATTAGAAAATCATTTAATTGATGTACGAAGGAATCTCCATAATGAGCCTGAATTATCCAACAAAGAAGTAGAAACAACAAAGAAAATCAGACAGTGGCTCGAAAATGCTGGGATTGCCATTCTTGATGTGCCATTAGCTACAGGTGTTATTGGAGAGGTGATTGGTGAGCAGGATGGGCCAATCATCGCGATAAGAGCTGATATTGATGCCTTGCCAATTCACGAAGAAGCAGTGAGTTCTTTTCAATCAAGCATTCCTGGTGTTATGCATGCATGTGGTCATGATTTCCATACTGCCGTCATTATTGGCGCTGCTTATTTGTTGAAAAACAGACAAGACAGGCTTAAGGGGACAGTCAGAATTGTATTTCAGCCAGCAGAAGAGACAGGGCATGGTGCTAAGTCTATTATTGCTTCAGGAGGATTGGAAGGAGTCGAGGCCATATTTGGTCATCATAACGACCCTTTAAGCGAAGTAGGCGTCTTCGGAGTTAAAGATGGTGTATTAACAGCAGGTGTTGACCGCTTCGAAATTAACATTAGGGGTAAAGGCAGCCATGCGGCACGCCCGCAAGAAGGAATAGATCCTATCGTTATTGCTGCTGAAATCATCACAAGATTACAGTCGATTGTTAGCAGGCAAACAAAGCCAAGTGAAAGTGTCGTCATCAGTGTTACACAAATGCACGGCGGCAACACATGGAATGTTATTCCAGAGACAGCTTATTTAGAAGGAACTGTCCGAACATTGAAGGAAGAAATCCGGCAGACAATAGAGGGGAAAATCGAGCGGGTAATTAAAGGGATAACAGATACCTACGGAGCTGAGGGCAAATTAGTTTGGCATGCAGGACCGCCATCTGTTAATAATGATTTAGAATGGACCAACTTTGCCAGACATATTGCTAAGAACAATGGTTATAAAGTTGTGGAAGTGGAACCAACATCAGGAGGAGAAGATTTCGCCTTCTATCAACAGAGCATACGAGGCGCATTTGTTAATATTGGCGTTTCCGGTGAATACGGTTTGCATCATCCTAAATATACGCTTAATGAAGAGGCAATATTGCCCGCCGCCTATTATTTTGCCGATTTGGCGGAGCAGGCATTAAACAAGTTATATGTTGATGCAATCGCTAAGGACTTTGAACCAAGCTAA